Proteins from a single region of Argiope bruennichi chromosome 6, qqArgBrue1.1, whole genome shotgun sequence:
- the LOC129972776 gene encoding chitinase-3-like protein 1 — protein MSAYGLLTILLFTFVNTLFASPVKNAGVPLYTAGKANSHKYKVVCYYGSWAVYRPGDGKFPVEEIDPFICTHLIYGFVGLGFDNRIRCLDPYYDLEENYGKGAFKRFTGLKQINPELKTIVAIGGWNEGSTRYSNMASSPATRKIFVDSVVEFVKKHNFDGLDMDWEYPATRGGKPEDKQNFVALLRELKTEFQKHNLLLTAAVSAGKHTIDEAYDIPQVSQYLDFINVMCYDYHGGWESFTGHNAPLYARPDDNKENQMLNLNYSINYWISKGAPREKLILGMGLYGRSFTLQRAEVNGFNASAPQKGRAGPYTREPGSLGYNEICEAQKQQQWNIVWDDYYMSPYAYQDRQWVGYDNEASIRLKVNYAKYYRLGGGMVWSVETDDFKGKCGRKYGLLTAINEEFASPSVALPLPPPTPVTSVPTISTSAAPFSPSAAPSTTSTTTTTTTTTTTTPRPVTTPSTTTTTTPPPVPSTSKSPHHDPVETPTFVCTQSGLQRDPRDCQKFHSCVSVHGPTGSTFLPYEFSCPPGTVFDDKIQGCNSPALVPGCENSTTQMFSFFRPNF, from the exons ATGAGTGCATATGGCTTATTAACGATATTGCTTTTCACCTTTGTGAATACTTTATTTGCATCTCCCGTTAAAAATGCAGGAGTTCCATTATATACAGCAGGAAAAG CAAATTCGCATAAGTACAAAGTCGTCTGCTACTACGGCAGCTGGGCTGTTTATAGACCTGGCGATGGCAAATTCCCTGTAGAAGAAATCGATCCTTTCATCTGCACTCATCTAATCTATGGTTTCGTCGGTCTTGGTTTCGACAACAGAATCCGCTGTCTTGATCCTTATTACGATTTGGAAGAGAACTATGGAAAAG GGGCCTTCAAACGATTCACGGGTCTCAAGCAGATTAATCCAGAACTGAAAACCATCGTAGCCATCGGTGGCTGGAATGAGGGGTCCACTCGATATTCCAATATGGCGTCGTCTCCCGCCACTAGAAAGATCTTTGTGGACAGCGTAGTGGAATTCGTGAAAAAGCATAATTTCGATGGATTAGATATGGATTGGGAGTACCCAGCCACTAGAGGTGGAAAACCagaagataaacaaaattttgttgctCTTCTGAGG GAATTGAAAACTGAATTCCAAAAACATAATCTCTTGTTAACTGCTGCGGTATCAGCTGGAAAACACACCATCGATGAAGCTTACGATATACCTCAAGTTTCACA ATACTTGGATTTCATCAACGTGATGTGTTATGATTACCACGGTGGATGGGAAAGCTTCACTGGACATAATGCTCCTTTGTATGCTCGACCCGATGATAATAAGGAAAATCAAATGCTCAATCTG AATTACTCCATAAACTACTGGATTTCCAAAGGAGCTCCAAGAGAAAAGCTTATCTTGGGAATGGGACTTTATGGAAGATCTTTCACTCTTCAGAGAGCCGAAGTCAACGGATTCAATGCTTCGGCACCTCAGAAAGGCAGAGCCGGACCTTACACAAGAGAACCTGGATCACTAGGTTACAATGAA atCTGTGAGGCCCAGAAGCAGCAGCAATGGAACATTGTCTGGGACGACTATTATATGTCTCCTTATGCATACCAAGATAGACAGTGGGTCGGATACGACAATGAAGCCAGTATCAGGTTGAAA GTGAATTATGCTAAATATTACCGACTTGGTGGAGGCATGGTATGGTCAGTAGAGACAGATGACTTCAAAGGAAAGTGTGGGCGAAAGTATGGACTTTTGACAGCCATTAACGAAGAATTCGCCAGCCCTTCAGTAGCTCTGCCACTTCCACCCCCAACTCCAGTCACTTCGGTTCCAACCATCTCCACCTCTGCAGCACCCTTTTCACCTTCAGCTGCACCCTCAACAACATCTACCACTACCACCACTACAACAACAACCACCACCACACCAAGACCTGTCACTACACCCTCAACGACTACTACAACGACACCTCCTCCTGTGCCATCAACATCTAAGTCTCCACATCATGATCCAGTAGAGACACCAACTTTTGTCTGCACCCAGTCTGGATTGCAGAGGGATCCAAGAGATTGCCAGAAGTTCCACTCTTGCGTATCTGTCCATGGACCAACTGGATCAACCTTCCTCCCCTATGAATTCTCGTGTCCACCTGGTACAGTCTTCGATGACAAAATCCAGGGTTGCAACTCTCCAGCCTTGGTACCAGGCTGTGAGAACTCCACAACGCAGATGTTTAGCTTTTTCAGACCTAATTTTTAA